From the genome of Drosophila melanogaster chromosome 2L, one region includes:
- the milt gene encoding milton, isoform E, whose product MTRAYDDIEAVTRLLEEKEKDLELTVQIGKELLTQNNALEARVADLETDLKASNDDRAQLVHELHKKNELISVLTNDADDGTDTDTPTMSKSITLDLLQRKVNSLLDENKSLKCEATQLAHQTDEVEEHERQLMADISAQLNDANSQYDNLSLELERQREENRLQHEQIVNLTARLAEAEMRLHQLTQDNDEHLSLLHVTKENQNALALELVEFKQRYEEVLALLHSAQDQLKQQRKRSQPQARSSFLGGLGTSGAGMGGSLFPPDSLHCELMESSLYSENSLDSGISGDSQRSADRISRMMMHMPSGGMSSSTMGGSVYAGAGNVPPYKRVFDTVRCAGKSGNYMDSGNVSMTQLGAMSMSSSSGPRMASMAYPAGSYYRGGSNQSLGVKTLSSESLNSQSDDGYPAQPSGVPGAPGAKELEAALKRLTPAEVLARRAMLSYAPAGTYNYDEPMGHGTGNVRNSDLPLGVRTPDSIMSTGSSGMSGSTNHMSASMTHQWRLPEKLQIIKPMEGSQTLHHWSRLATPTLSGLLDERPGVTIRGGRGLDDLGMQIYTLSDVEEDVSDDLPGKQFEAPGCTFTYTNSMVMHPDDGFVNDLSFLSQSQMSSRMASTSTSRQPSCPATPRAGLSRKNSCSTFSVNLGLAGMLNERGIKAVTPSALNTPAGPNFSPTVTPCNSPEGSPPRAQSPEPLFGLLSCGADLIRRKIVGDQHQQQQQKQRSSLSKQQQQKIMLSHLERRALRSLNLIEKVESIGLENIISAQRGLGSGIANRSSSPLSSGSLQSLHTSSNSIVDDIHFDRAQIKGVLHRGLKSPTPATASTSAAAAASGPGISTSSSTSAYNSDDSDDQGLVMKIKPSKSATPTTTGAAQSQPSSATTSNGTASETRLKQMQRQKSRRQLKNGMANQRPDLGTISGAGGGGRVRPDLGKVADSGSSSKLSTKRSEAKPAEEEEATPQTITQAFVGSVSSLLFGRKGGWL is encoded by the exons ATGACTCGGGCGTACGATGACATTGAGGCCGTGACGCGACTgctggaggagaaggagaaggaccTAGAGCTGACCGTGCAGATTGGCAAAGAGCTGCTCACCCAGAACAATGCACTCGAGGCACGGGTCGCGGATCTGGAAACCGATCTCAAGGCCTCCAACGACGATCGTGCCCAGCTGGTCCACGAGCTGCACAAGAAGAACGAGCTCATCTCTGTGCTTACCAACGATGCAGACGATGGCACAGATACTG ACACTCCCACCATGTCGAAGTCTATAACTTTGGATCTACTGCAGCGCAAGGTCAACTCCCTGCTCGACGAGAACAAGTCTCTGAAATGCGAAGCCACCCAACTGGCCCACCAGACGGACGAGGTGGAGGAGCACGAGCGCCAGCTGATGGCCGATATCAGTGCTCAGCTAAACGATGCTAACTCACAGTACGACAACCTCAGTTTGGAGTTGGAACGGCAGCGGGAGGAAAACCGGCTGCAACATGAGCAGATCGTGAACCTGACCGCTCGCCTAGCGGAGGCGGAAATGCGACTACACCAACTGACGCAAGACAACGACGAACATCTCTCGCTGCTGCACGTGACgaaagaaaaccaaaatgcTTTGGCCCTGGAACTGGTGGAGTTCAAGCAGCGTTACGAAGAGGTGCTCGCTCTGCTGCACTCTGCTCAGGATCAGCTGAAGCAACAGCGAAAGCGGTCGCAGCCACAGGCAAGGAGCTCCTTCCTCGGTGGCCTTGGAACAAGTGGCGCTGGCATGGGCGGCAGTCTTTTCCCGCCGGATTCACTGCACTGTGAGCTTATGGAGTCTTCACTGTACTCAGAGAATAGCCTAGACTCTGGCATATCCGGCGACAGTCAGCGATCAGCGGACCGCATTAGCCGCATGATGATGCACATGCCGTCCGGCGGCATGAGCTCGTCGACAATGGGAGGTAGCGTGTATGCGGGAGCTGGCAATGTGCCGCCATACAAGCGGGTATTCGACACAGTGCGATGTGCCGGCAAGAGCGGCAACTACATGGACAGCGGCAACGTGTCGATGACGCAACTGGGAGCTATGTCGATGAGCAGCTCTTCGGGGCCGCGCATGGCTTCGATGGCGTATCCAGCGGGCTCCTACTATCGTGGCGGTAGCAATCAATCTCTGGGAGTTAAAACTCTGTCAAGCGAGAGTCTCAACTCCCAGTCGGATGACGGTTATCCAGCCCAGCCCTCTGGTGTGCCAGGAGCGCCCGGCGCCAAGGAGCTGGAGGCGGCTCTCAAGAGGCTGACGCCGGCTGAGGTCTTGGCTCGCCGTGCTATGTTGTCCTATGCTCCGGCTGGAACCTATAACTACGACGAACCAATGGGTCACGGTACAGGTAACGTTCGAAACTCGGATCTACCGCTGGGTGTGCGCACGCCGGACAGTATTATGTCCACCGGCTCGTCGGGAATGTCGGGCTCCACGAATCACATGTCCGCTTCGATGACGCATCAGTGGCGACTACCCGAGAAGCTGCAGATCATCAAACCCATGGAGGGATCGCAGACATTGCACCATTGGTCGCgcttggccacgcccacgctcAGTGGACTGCTGGATGAGCGTCCCGGCGTAACGATCCGTGGTGGACGTGGCCTGGATGATCTGGGAATGCAGATATACACGCTGTCGGACGTAGAGGAGGATGTTAGCGATGATCTGCCCGGCAAACAGTTTGAAGCACCGGGCTGCACGTTCACCTACACCAATAGCATGGTCATGCATCCGGACGATGGATTCGTTAACGATCTGTCATTCCTCTCGCAGTCGCAGATGTCGTCCCGAATGGCCTCCACGTCGACATCAAGGCAACCCAG TTGTCCTGCCACGCCTCGCGCTGGACTATCGCGCAAAAATTCCTGCTCCACATTTTCGGTGAACCTCGGACTCGCTGGAATGCTGAATGAGAGGGGCATCAAGGCGGTGACGCCCAGTGCCCTCAACACGCCCGCCGGACCTAACTTTTCGCCCACGGTGACGCCATGCAACAGCCCGGAGGGATCACCTCCTCGTGCCCAGTCGCCCGAGCCGCTCTTTGGTCTGCTCTCGTGTGGTGCGGATTTGATCCGGCGCAAAATCGTAGGcgatcagcatcagcagcagcaacagaagcaaAGGAGCAGCCTtagcaagcagcagcagcagaagatcATGCTCTCGCACCTGGAAAGACGTGCCCTGCGATCGCTGAACCTAATTGAGAAGGTGGAGAGCATCGGACTGGAGAACATAATAAGCGCACAGAGAGGCCTTGGCTCAGGAATCGCGAACCGCAGCAGTTCGCCCCTGAGCAGTGGCAGCCTACAGAGTCTccacaccagcagcaacagcattgtGGACGACATACACTTCGATCGGGCACAGATCAAGGGTGTCCTGCATCGAGGCCTGAAATCGCCAACGCCCGCAACAGCATCAACATCTGCAGCTGCGGCGGCTTCAGGGCCAGGTATCTCGACGAGCAGCAGCACGAGTGCTTACAATAGCGATGATAGCGACGATCAGGGCTTGGTAATGAAAATCAAACCGTCGAAGAGCGCGACACCCACAACAACAGGAGCAGCACAAAGTCAGCCAAGTTCGGCGACGACATCCAACGGCACGGCGAGTGAAACGCGACTGAAGCAGATGCAGCGCCAGAAATCGCGCAGGCAGCTAAAGAACGGAATGGCCAACCAGAGGCCAGATCTGGGCACAATTTCTGGCGCCGGAGGAGGCGGACGAGTGCGCCCGGATCTGGGAAAGGTAGCcgacagcggcagcagcagcaagctcAGCACCAAGCGAAGTGAGGCTAAGCCTGCGGAGGAGGAAGAGGCGACACCACAGACCATCACACAGGCGTTTGTGGGTTCAGTTAGTTCCTTGCTTTTTGGCCGCAAGGGCGGTTGGCTGTAA